The genomic region TAATTTCCCGAAAAACGAAAAACCTCTTTCCGTATTAAAGGAAACAGGTTTGCATGAATCTATTTATGAGGAAACTTTTTCTTTCTCTTCTGTTTTAGACTGGCAGGCCCGGCAAATTCCGTGGAAGGTTAACCTGTGATCCTTTACTTTGAATCCCCAGTCACTTTCTACAATTCGTTCAACATCGTCGAGTAAATCGTCCTCTATTTCTTCTACAGACCCACACTCAATGCAGACTAAATGGTGATGAAAATGCTCGGCACCCTCTTTACGAAGATCATATCTGGATACTCCATCACCAAAATTAATTTTATCGACAACTTTCAATTCAGATAACAGTTCCAACGTACGATAGACCGTAGCCAAACCGATTTCCGGAGCTTTTTCCTTTACGAGGAGGTAAACGTCTTCTGCACTTAAATGATCCTCTTCATTTTCCAATAATACACGTACAGTTGCTTCCCTTTGCGGTGTTAATTTATAGCTCTGGGAATGCAGCTGTTTTTTTATTTTCTCAAGACGATGTTCCATATGTATTCTCCCTCCCTCGTAACTCCACTTTTATTATAAGCAGACATGTAAAAAGTGTCAAATTAAAATTATTATAATCTGGAGGGAATAATGATTATCATCTGGCTTCTATTATAGCACCCATTGAGAGACCAGCCTCATTGTGTAAGGGGAAATAAAGGTTTCAATTAAAGCTCCGATAAAGGCAATAACCAGTACAATGAGAAGAACAGTATAATACTGCACAAATAAATTTCGTATGGATGTTTTTTGTATTCTTGATGAAAAAAGTCTTCTTATTAAATGAAGAGAAAAAATCATCCCAAAGCTTCCCGCGATAATATAAGCCGGAATAATAAACAAGTTTTGCGGGGCAATGGATACGGTAGCCATTAAAAGCCCATACCATCCCAGCTGATTAACTAAAAATCCGACTGAAAAACCAATCACAATCCCTTTCATAAAAATAAAAATCCAAATAACAGGAATGCCGATAATGGATAGCCCGAGAATAAAAATGAGCAGTATATATTTAAAGTGGTAAAAAAAGCTCGACTGAAATAAGTCCTTCGTTTGCAGGAGACGCTCTCCCTGAATATCTTCCAAAAATTGATGGAGGTAGAAGAATAGATCCTGCTTTTGAATAAAATTCATACTATTTACAAGTATCGCACCAAACACAATGCCGATTAACAGTAAGATAAATACAAACAAATAAATGCTGCTGTATTCACTTATCTGAATTTTTGTCCGTATTCGATTCCTGTTTTTCCCCATGCTTATCCTCCATTCAATAGTCTGAAGTCTCTATCAAATCCTTTTCTAGTTCTACTCTATGAGATGATTTCTGAAAATAGACCAATTGAATAGAGGAATTCTTTTAAATTAATCCGTCCTTACCTTTCCATATTTCCCTCCACCGCCTGCCAGCAGGGAAAGGTTTCCCTCTCTCATTTCTTTAATCATGTGAACGATATTTTCTGAACAAACGGTAAGGAGCTCCCAGTCGGTGGCTTTATGCAGAATATACATTTCGGTACCCACGTTGGTAAGCATTTTCTCAAGTGTTTTAGGGCCAAGCTTTGGCAAGTATTCTAAAGGTACCTGGTGAATATAGGGAGGCCTCTCCGGTTCAGATGCAGTATTTTTTGCATCAGTCAGCTCACGGATACGCTCCGAAACACCCTTAATGACTTTAGGGTGCCTACAGTTTGGGCAGGGTTCACCGAAAGAGGATGGCTGTAAACAATTGGCACAGACTGTTGTATAGTATTTTCCAAGCAAAGGATTCATCCCGTAATTGGCTTCAATTGTTCGTCCATCCTCTGAAGCTAAAGCACGTCGTAATTCTTGAAACACAGGTGCCCTCATTTTGATTTTCTGGTACTCCCTGGCCATTTTCTTCAACGAATGGGCATCAGAATTCGTTAAAAAGGGAAACGTATGCAGTTCCGAAATTTGATCGGCCATACTCGTATCTGAGCTTAGTCCCAGCTCAACAGCGTCAATCTGTTCCGGGTTGAGAATTTCTGTCATGCTTTCTTTTACCCCTTTTCCGTATACACTTTTAAATGGAGTAAAGATATGAGCCGGTATAAACAATCCGTCAAGCTCCTTAACTTTATTCTGAAGGGTTTGGGCATTTTCATAAATTCGCTGGGAACTGAGCGTATAATTTTTAACCCGCTTCTGATACCACTGGGTAAACTGATTCATTTTCTCCAGTGTTTCAAAAAAGCACAGTACGTGAATGGGGCCTTTGCAATTTTCATCATACACTTCAATTTCAGACCCCA from Virgibacillus sp. MSP4-1 harbors:
- the spoIIM gene encoding stage II sporulation protein M, producing the protein MGKNRNRIRTKIQISEYSSIYLFVFILLLIGIVFGAILVNSMNFIQKQDLFFYLHQFLEDIQGERLLQTKDLFQSSFFYHFKYILLIFILGLSIIGIPVIWIFIFMKGIVIGFSVGFLVNQLGWYGLLMATVSIAPQNLFIIPAYIIAGSFGMIFSLHLIRRLFSSRIQKTSIRNLFVQYYTVLLIVLVIAFIGALIETFISPYTMRLVSQWVL
- a CDS encoding endonuclease Q family protein; this translates as MTLKDYFVDLHVHIGRTMYGSPVKITASNSLTLTNILYEASERKGLDMIGIIDGHVPEVQEELLKLMDRGEASPLEGGGIRYGQATLILGSEIEVYDENCKGPIHVLCFFETLEKMNQFTQWYQKRVKNYTLSSQRIYENAQTLQNKVKELDGLFIPAHIFTPFKSVYGKGVKESMTEILNPEQIDAVELGLSSDTSMADQISELHTFPFLTNSDAHSLKKMAREYQKIKMRAPVFQELRRALASEDGRTIEANYGMNPLLGKYYTTVCANCLQPSSFGEPCPNCRHPKVIKGVSERIRELTDAKNTASEPERPPYIHQVPLEYLPKLGPKTLEKMLTNVGTEMYILHKATDWELLTVCSENIVHMIKEMREGNLSLLAGGGGKYGKVRTD
- a CDS encoding Fur family transcriptional regulator; amino-acid sequence: MEHRLEKIKKQLHSQSYKLTPQREATVRVLLENEEDHLSAEDVYLLVKEKAPEIGLATVYRTLELLSELKVVDKINFGDGVSRYDLRKEGAEHFHHHLVCIECGSVEEIEDDLLDDVERIVESDWGFKVKDHRLTFHGICRACQSKTEEKEKVSS